The proteins below come from a single Euleptes europaea isolate rEulEur1 chromosome 5, rEulEur1.hap1, whole genome shotgun sequence genomic window:
- the DDIT4 gene encoding DNA damage-inducible transcript 4 protein, with product MPVLWDSFSASLPPIPEQREQQPSFAWGKSAYQGAAASRAAAGLESSDCESLDSSLSSEGDAQEYLDEVSLPDFDLLNDPGDELLCANLMKLIQLSLNKAKIHSSRPCKLLMPNQLVAQVGKELLHLAYKEPCGLRGALIDLCVEQGKGCHSVGQIAVDPSLVPTFQLTLILRLDSRLWPKIQGLFSSGSAFSPGFSQSLKLSTGFRVIKKKLYSSEQLLIEEC from the exons ATGCCGGTCTTATGGGACAGCTTCTCGGCTTCGCTGCCTCCCATCCCGGAGCAAAGAGAGCAGCAGCCCTCCTTCGCTTGGGGGAAGAGCGCTTACCAAGGAGCAGCCGCCAGTCGCGCCGCCGCTGGGCTGGAGAGCTCGGATTGCGAATCTCTGGACAGCAGTTTGAGCTCCGAAGGGG ATGCCCAGGAGTACCTGGACGAAGTATCCTTGCCAGACTTTGACTTGCTGAACGACCCCGGGGACGAGCTGCTGTGTGCCAACCTGATGAAGCTGATCCAGCTGAGCCTGAACAAAGCCAAGATCCACTCCAGCCGCCCCTGCAAGCTCCTCATGCCGAACCAGCTGGTCGCTCAAGTGGGCAAGGAGCTGCTCCACCTGGCttataaggagccctgtggcttgAGGGGGGCTCTCATTGACCTGTGTGTGGAGCAAGGGAAGGGGTGCCATAGTGTGGGGCAGATTGCCGTCGACCCCAGCCTAGTGCCTACCTTCCAGCTGACCCTGATTCTGAGACTGGATTCCCGCCTGTGGCCGAAGATCCAGGGACTCTTTAGCTCTGGCTCGGCTTTCTCTCCCGGCTTCAGTCAGTCCCTGAAGCTCAGCACGGGCTTCAGGGTCATTAAAAAGAAGCTCTATAGCTCCGAACAGTTGCTTATAGAGGAGTGTTGA